The sequence ATTTCTCAAGATGAAATCGATTAAATCAGCTCTGGTTATTGCCTTGTGCTTCTGCTTGTTCTCGGTAAGTTTTAATAGTCGACTTTATCAGTTGTTTAGaacttaagaaaattattcttcAAATCAGGCTGCTACAGCTGCCCCACAACCAGGACTGCTCAGCTCCTTGACCAACATCGTTGGAGCCGTTGTGGATGGTACCGTTAATGTGATCAACACCGTCGTTACTGATACAGCAAACCTCATCAATGGCGTTCTGGGCGGTATCGTTTCGGGTATCACAGGCACACAAACATCACTCAGCAACACTATCGGAACTATTGGAGGTGTGCTCACTAACATAACATCAGGAATTGCCAATGCTACTGGCACTGCTTTGCAGAACGCCTTCTCGACTGTAGTCAATGCCAATATTGCATTGAACAACGTTGCTGTGGCCGTATTAGGAAACATTTCCAGTGATGTAGCTACTGCCTTGAACAACACGGTCTCTGGTCTGAAGAACCTTGCTAATAATTTGAACGCAACGGTCGCTAACGCCATCAGTGCTGGAACCACTGGCACGTCAGCATTCTTGAATAATTTGAACAACCTGACGAATGCCATCAAATCTGCTGTACAGAACGTTACTGGAACCTTGAGCACGGTTCTTCCTACCGTTGCCGCGAATGTTCAATCTCAGGTGAACTCAATTGGAAATACCGTCAGCGGACTTCTCGCCAATGTCGCCTCTAACGTTGGAACCGTTGTCAAAAATGCTTTGACAAACGCTGGGAACGCCCTCGGAAAAGTCGAGACTGCCCTTGCCAATTTGACAAGCAACATTGTCGCTGGCTTGACTGCTGATGCTCAATTGGCTGTTCAAACCGCTGTCACTAACCTTCAAGGTCTGGCAAATGCTCTTAATGCAACCATTGCTAATGCCACCAGCGCTGGAACCACGGGTAGCAACAACTTTGCATTGGCTTTGAACAATCTCACCAGTGCCATCAATGCTACGCTACAAGGAATCTCTGGAACTCTGTCCGCATCGGTCCCCACTCTGATCAGCAACGTTCAATCTCAGCTGGCCAACGGTCTCAGTAACCTCGCCAACCTTGCAGCATCTGTTGGAAACACCGTCGCAACCACCGCCTCTAACACGCTGTCGAACGTCCTCGCTGCTCTGGGCAACACCAAATCCGCCTTGACCACGGTTGCCAACAACGTTCTTGGCAACGCTTCGGCCCTACTATCAGCCGACGTGCAGGCTGCCGTGACGGATCTGCAGTCGATTGCCAGTTCCTTGAACGCCACTTTGGCCACCGCCGTCGCCACCGGAACAGCCTTAACCAGCGATGTTTTGGCCGCCCTGAACACTCTGGCTACCAGTCTGAATGCTACCGTCCAGGCAGTGGCCAGCGCCCTTGTGACGGCACTGaacactaccaccaccactacgaCAACGACCACAACGGCCGCCCCTACGGCTGCCACCATTTGTGGAATTGTATGCCAGCTACTGAAGGCTCTTGGATAAATGTTATACATCAACATAAATAGATTAATAAATCGAAAGGGCTGATAATGTATGAATATGAATATAATATTGCATAGTAGAATACTTAGTCTGAGCTTATTTTTAGTAGTACATATTATTTTACCCCGGGGTAGGGAGTGAAAGTAAAAGGGGTTTTATCTCAGGATTCCAACGTCCCGATATTTTAGGATTTATGCAAAAAAAACGCTTTATTTGAGAGTACATTCGAATCTCTTCATGCTCTGTGGTAGGGTtttagtaccgggagtaccggtaccggaattcccgggagtaccgaccaattttcggtaccgaaaTACCGGTACTGTCTTAATGAAAGTACCGCTATTTTCGGTACTaaggaaaaagttttggttaaaacttccgatggttaaaccacattttttgaatgcagcagctagtaagaaagatattattttttttactaaaatttcaaacacTTGACAATAGAgttaataaactatagaggacgattgtcgctgcggttccctttgttatcgtccccaaacatgttggctacctatctgtcaaaacgtactcatttttccttcgttgacatttagtgccctatccttgccagcaaaagatgttttgcTAGTGACGACAGCAACAATCAATTAGGACAAACATCAGGCGTCCGATGACGCACCTCAAGACAATCAAACCGCAACGACATCGTCACATCCCAAAAAAATCGTCACACTTCATCAGTATTTTTCCGAATCGTCCCCGCTTGAGGCAAAAATGTTCCTGTAAGTTCGATTACTGCACCAGGATTCGTAAAGAGTTAACTTACAACGACTCAGAAACAGTTTAAAGGAAAATACTTGTCAATGCTTCATGATTCACTAGCAACAGTTCGCCCTACTTTTGTAGACTCAGAAAGAACTTTCTCTGTTTCTGGAAGCTTCGCTACTAAAATACGATCCCGTATGTCTGACGAAACATTGAATATGCTGTGCGTTTTGAAAGCATATTTCAAGTATAAGGACAAGCCCCAAGACAAGTGTTGAATACatacaaagcaatgaataaaatttgaatCGTTACCATTTAATCCTGacttttcattgattttaatgattttcgaaaaaaaaaaatcttccagtaccggtattttggtattttcccggtactcccggtactgaGGGGCTTAGTACCGTAGTACCGGGATTCGCCAAAAATGGACGGTACTAAAAACCCTACTCTGTGGTATCTATAAAACCAGACTGAACAtaccttcaacaattgttccgtacctggtcatccaggaattcccttaAGGTCTAAACGCATATTCAAAAACGCGGTTGCTCTTTTCAAGAATGGAACATCCATGTGATCCATGTAGCTAAATTAGATGTGCCTAAAACAACTGGTCATTCAAAAGTTTCCCCAAGTATACTAACCGAATATCAGACCTATGACCGCATAgcagtcccatctttgctgggtttcctatggGACAAATCAGCAAAATCAGCAATGCAAGAATAAATAGTACATAGGGCAATGAGTCACAAACAACCGGCAAACAACTATAGCCTCACGACTTAAGAAGGATAGAATTTGTTTCTTGTGGGCTTGAACGCTATACAGAAAAagataatgaaaactaatcagcgcataaaaaataaagacgtgaaaattacactattctgggcgcACACACGCaagaaaaataaccttatatgttatggcaagaatccattcgaaaatacttatactcttcattatgccacctaataaATGATCACaaatcaaaaagctaataacattcataagttaatgaaaagtataagtttcagAATAtttgtgactaatgcgatgtataagtttttccttatacatatcattaagcgcctgctttggcaaaaaaagtattaaaaatcttaataataaataacattaaattttttttacgtgcatggagttcgccctaaatgtatgcaacgTTGCAACGTCCAACAAGTTCGTATGCAATTTCCATAGCATAATGGCATAGCCGATTACATTGatcttatttaattatcttaaagataactcgtccagctcaaacctttgtaggggtatgtggcgagaccatcatcatcatcatcatcatcatcattcgtctaaaaagtgacataatctatgagcatgagcatgagcatgagcaggataaccgtacaattcgtagttgctactccgtgattgattagaacttgcgaaattgcacagggaaccaattgaatggagcttgggtttagctatcattctcaatgtgcaaatttcggaaattcaatgcattttactaagtcaattacggcgccggccacgtccttacggtcaccaagggaaggaaggattattagttcaactctcgttgctactagagaccgagtatacctctgcatctccacgatagtcttaggataggatattttgttagtatgaagggatatattatctggattcactttggtaagtgatgcgatctatgggataggaatatatgaatgagaattagaagtactagagtaatgagaaagtattaaagcgaattctaatgggattcattttttacaattagaatttgaatgctattggattcttATACCACGCACACTtctaccacaccatcgctacccgcacatcaacctcacacaCTCTTACTTGcatgaggcctgcacgagcatagcgaccgtatatagcatgcgtatgcgggtacaaatgaataccaatctatttttacattttatttactgctactaagtaacaggcagttttttattacaattctatatttagaatcatacttgttagcaatgagaatttggtttgcaaagagattgagttatatgatgaacgaaattatctaataggaaattttaaagggccagggatcaaacccttaatctcctgcttatgaggcagaagcagtgacacgAGGCCTGCAAGAATTACCAAAGGAGTTCCTAGAGGTATTAAGGCTCAGGCTATAGCTCTTCTAGGCTAGGCTCTTCATTGATcttccagaaatatttttttaaatattttccacgaatttcaaattcctccaggaaaatcatctagaaataattttgaaaatttctccaatgCATTTTTCATAAACTCCATTGGAAATCTCTTTAGAGTTTGCTTCGAATTGTCTCATTTAGGTtttcctttagaatttccttacagaattctttcggacttccctttgggtattccttcaggaattcagtagaaaattccttcggatattcccttAGAAAATCCTCCTAAAGTTTTGTCAgaaatttttctggaaattcattccaaaattattttaaacatcCCTAGGAAATTCGTTTATAATTTGCTTTTTCGAAGCAAATTATAAACGAATTTCCTAGGgatgtttaaaatatttttggaatgaatttccagaaaaatttcTGGATTTTGATTTCGGAACTCTTTAacgaattttcacaaaaattcctctaatttcgtcctagaatttttaaaggaatccctggaaatTATCGAGGGGATGAATATTCCGAAAGAATGAAATTTTCGACGACgagatgaaccggcctagggccgaaaatctcataaataaagataattcatTGCAATTCAAAATTTCGAcgcaaaagaatttctgaaggaattgctgcACGAGTTACCGGAAAAATACCTGGAGGGATTACCGGCAAAAATCCAGAAAtaattaccgaaggaatttttgaaagaaatcagaaggaattcggaaagaaaattccgaaggaattccttaacggATTTCCATAAAAAGTTTCTTGTTTGTAAGAATTAGGAGCTATTTATTAGATCAAACAGCAATCTTCGTTCTAAATTACCATTATTTTTCTACCTGAAACTTTTATTACTTTATTTGCATGTATAATTTTTAGTCCAATGTGGATTGCACTTTAAAACTTTATATCATTGTTGTAAAAAAGCCAAATTACTCGAAGAACCAGAAAAAACAAATATGAGTCACTTTTCTCTAGGCGAAGGGGGACACAGATTCGCTCGGTACATGGAGGCAAATAATGTTTAATccaaattttttattgaatcAAGTACAATATTATCTAAACAAGCTTATCTCACTCAGTTAATGTCACGAAAATCGAAGATACCAGCGAAATGTATTGAACCATAATCATAAGAAGAGGTAATTATGTgattctaaaatgcatttaggGCCATTTTCAGCTCTTTTTTCGTCAAagtgactaattattgtatGTGAGTatgtgacccatgattgtgggggGACTGTACCTAAGGGCTTCCTAAATTAATTTCGACGAAATTTCCTGATTAATATTCAaaggatttccgaaggagttttaaaatgaattcctgaaggaattttttgaagattttctgcTAGTATGCCTGAAAgacttttttaaataatttgagATAACACCTCGAtggtttttttcaagaaatttcaggagaAGTTTCTGAAAGTACTCTTGAagaaaattcccaaagaattcctggaattatGAGGACAATAATTGGATACGTTCCTAGAGAAACATTCCAATGAATTccaagaggtttttttttcagtaaattGCTAAACAATTTCCAGACAATAAAATACAATTGCGAACTTTTACGCAATGTTTTTAAACTGTTTAAAGTTAGCCAAAAAAGAATTATAGcattcaaaattattaaatCTCCATTTTAGAATTGAACAAcgtttttactcattttttccaagttcgtttatttagtgggctcaggcgtgtataacattttacggagccatggttctttgtgatatgtgc comes from Armigeres subalbatus isolate Guangzhou_Male chromosome 2, GZ_Asu_2, whole genome shotgun sequence and encodes:
- the LOC134216928 gene encoding serine-rich adhesin for platelets-like, which gives rise to MKSIKSALVIALCFCLFSAATAAPQPGLLSSLTNIVGAVVDGTVNVINTVVTDTANLINGVLGGIVSGITGTQTSLSNTIGTIGGVLTNITSGIANATGTALQNAFSTVVNANIALNNVAVAVLGNISSDVATALNNTVSGLKNLANNLNATVANAISAGTTGTSAFLNNLNNLTNAIKSAVQNVTGTLSTVLPTVAANVQSQVNSIGNTVSGLLANVASNVGTVVKNALTNAGNALGKVETALANLTSNIVAGLTADAQLAVQTAVTNLQGLANALNATIANATSAGTTGSNNFALALNNLTSAINATLQGISGTLSASVPTLISNVQSQLANGLSNLANLAASVGNTVATTASNTLSNVLAALGNTKSALTTVANNVLGNASALLSADVQAAVTDLQSIASSLNATLATAVATGTALTSDVLAALNTLATSLNATVQAVASALVTALNTTTTTTTTTTTAAPTAATICGIVCQLLKALG